A single window of Acidobacteriota bacterium DNA harbors:
- a CDS encoding helix-turn-helix domain-containing protein, producing MNKEAKQPKEVPVNPPKFLTVEEVAEMLRIKVRTVYEMVSQNRIPFRKAGRRTVFLLDEILEWTTPHQ from the coding sequence ATGAATAAAGAAGCAAAACAACCGAAAGAGGTGCCGGTCAATCCTCCCAAATTTCTGACCGTTGAAGAGGTAGCGGAAATGCTGCGTATCAAAGTGCGCACGGTTTATGAGATGGTTTCGCAAAACCGCATCCCGTTTCGAAAGGCGGGGCGGCGCACCGTCTTTCTTCTCGACGAGATTCTGGAGTGGACTACACCGCACCAATAA
- a CDS encoding site-specific integrase has protein sequence MAATREGSNMAVRKRGGRWHYDFMIKTKRFRGVIPEARTKAQAERAETQIRQDVYDGKYEKAAAPSFESFVKEVYLPWSKLNKRSWRSDLEHTEVLIREFGELDLDEITPILIERFKRERRASITRRGKERAPASVNRELEVLSRIFTLAMDQDVVAANPCRKVKKLLMDNVRTRYLSVEEEERLMESLTGRLAHLHPIIIVAVDAGLRRRELLSLEKEQVDFNLDVINVKRTKSGKGRTVPMTPRVRETLTSLCASGESPYVFANSGTGKAITDVKHSFTSAVKAAGLTDFTFHDLRHTFGTRLAASGADVVKIRELMGHASITTTMRYMHASDLGKRDAIARMAASYATKDCHKIVTNEKRQVESPAVSG, from the coding sequence GTGGCTGCAACTCGGGAAGGGAGCAATATGGCAGTAAGAAAACGAGGAGGTCGTTGGCACTACGACTTCATGATCAAAACCAAGCGCTTCCGGGGGGTGATTCCAGAAGCGCGAACTAAGGCTCAAGCCGAACGAGCCGAAACACAGATTCGCCAGGATGTTTACGATGGCAAATACGAGAAGGCGGCAGCACCTTCTTTCGAATCTTTCGTCAAAGAGGTCTATCTGCCCTGGTCGAAGCTCAACAAACGATCCTGGCGGTCTGATCTTGAGCACACCGAAGTGCTCATCCGTGAATTCGGCGAACTGGATCTCGATGAAATCACGCCGATTCTCATCGAGAGATTCAAACGCGAACGCCGTGCATCCATCACGCGACGAGGGAAGGAACGCGCGCCGGCGTCGGTCAATCGTGAGTTGGAAGTGTTATCACGAATCTTCACGCTCGCGATGGACCAGGATGTGGTCGCGGCCAATCCTTGCCGCAAGGTCAAAAAGCTGTTGATGGACAATGTGAGAACCAGATACCTGTCGGTCGAGGAAGAAGAGCGGTTGATGGAATCGCTGACAGGGCGGCTCGCTCATCTGCACCCCATCATCATTGTGGCGGTTGACGCTGGATTGCGACGGCGTGAACTGTTGAGCCTTGAGAAGGAACAGGTTGATTTCAACCTGGACGTGATCAACGTGAAGAGAACCAAAAGCGGAAAGGGCAGAACTGTACCGATGACGCCGCGCGTTCGAGAGACGCTCACCAGCCTCTGTGCCTCCGGCGAGAGTCCGTACGTTTTTGCCAATTCCGGGACAGGTAAAGCGATCACGGATGTGAAGCATTCGTTCACGTCCGCGGTGAAAGCTGCCGGTCTGACGGACTTTACGTTTCACGACTTGCGACACACCTTCGGGACGCGACTCGCGGCATCGGGTGCTGATGTGGTCAAGATCCGGGAGTTGATGGGACACGCTTCGATCACGACCACGATGCGCTACATGCACGCGAGCGATTTGGGCAAGCGCGACGCCATTGCACGGATGGCTGCGAGCTATGCCACGAAGGATTGCCACAAGATTGTCACAAATGAAAAACGGCAGGTGGAGTCACCTGCCGTAAGTGGTTGA
- a CDS encoding superoxide dismutase, with protein sequence MISRREAIETIAVGGAGLTFSSLTEARAQTTPQPSAPKVFAGEHKPKSLPFDPTKLKGISEKLIRSHHENNYTGAVGALNIIEKRLAAMIADKDTPGYVYADLKREELVRTGSVVLHELYFANLGGDGKAGGDVLTAIKSAWGSYEQWEAEFRKTAAGLAGGSGWVNFVLNLHTGELHNYWAWDHMHTAPTGVILLALDMYEHSYHMDYGSAAAKYIDAFLQNVHWEEVSRRFTRAQKALAALKS encoded by the coding sequence ATGATTTCCAGAAGAGAAGCGATCGAAACGATTGCTGTAGGCGGCGCCGGTTTGACGTTTTCCAGCCTGACCGAAGCGCGGGCGCAAACAACACCGCAACCGTCCGCACCGAAAGTATTTGCCGGGGAACACAAACCCAAATCGTTGCCGTTCGATCCAACCAAACTGAAGGGCATTTCGGAAAAACTGATCCGTTCGCACCACGAAAACAACTACACTGGCGCAGTTGGCGCATTGAACATCATCGAAAAACGGTTGGCGGCGATGATCGCTGATAAAGATACGCCTGGATACGTGTACGCAGATTTGAAACGCGAAGAACTGGTTCGGACGGGTTCCGTCGTGCTGCACGAACTGTATTTCGCCAACTTGGGCGGCGACGGCAAAGCAGGCGGCGATGTTTTGACTGCGATCAAATCCGCCTGGGGAAGTTATGAACAATGGGAAGCCGAATTCCGCAAAACTGCCGCCGGGTTGGCAGGCGGTTCGGGCTGGGTGAATTTTGTGCTGAATTTGCACACGGGCGAACTGCACAATTACTGGGCCTGGGATCACATGCACACCGCGCCGACTGGAGTGATTTTGCTGGCGCTGGATATGTACGAACACTCGTACCATATGGATTACGGCTCGGCGGCGGCTAAATACATTGACGCGTTTCTACAGAATGTCCACTGGGAAGAAGTCAGTCGCCGATTCACGCGCGCGCAAAAGGCATTGGCTGCGTTGAAAAGCTAA
- a CDS encoding efflux RND transporter periplasmic adaptor subunit, producing the protein MKKSLLILTLFLSACGDAPKSQPQASSSPAPQTPTVNVTTVESHELNRQLRLPGELLPFEDVAIYAKVQSFVEQITVDRGSVVKRGQLLARLRAPELDTQRREAEARVSAVSSQRVEAQARAASIRAQRIEAEAKLAADEATFKRLKAASATPGVVAGNDVEIAERTVDSGRARVQALGETERAAQAQVKTFDENERALKEAVSSASNIEAYLRITAPFDGVITERNAHPGSLASPTGTPMLRLQQVSRLRLVVSVPEAEVAGISSGAKLSFTLPAFPGETFNGTITRNSRALDAKTRTMPIELDVANPKGRLAPGMFPEVQWPTRRSQPSLFVPPTAIATTTERSFVIRIRANGSESLAEWVDVKRGASMNQKGVDLVEVFGDLAAGDTIAVRGTDELRAGTKVNTKQPTQGGK; encoded by the coding sequence ATGAAAAAATCACTTCTCATTCTGACGCTGTTTCTGTCTGCATGCGGCGATGCACCGAAGTCACAACCGCAGGCGTCATCTTCGCCTGCACCGCAAACGCCGACGGTCAATGTTACAACCGTGGAATCGCACGAACTCAATCGCCAGCTTCGTTTGCCCGGTGAATTGTTGCCGTTTGAAGATGTTGCAATTTACGCAAAGGTGCAGAGCTTCGTCGAACAGATTACGGTAGACCGCGGTTCGGTGGTGAAACGAGGGCAATTGTTGGCCCGCCTGCGAGCGCCGGAGCTCGACACCCAACGCCGCGAAGCCGAAGCTCGTGTCAGCGCCGTCAGCTCCCAGCGCGTCGAAGCACAAGCGCGCGCGGCGTCCATCCGCGCCCAACGCATCGAAGCTGAAGCGAAGCTTGCCGCCGACGAAGCGACGTTCAAACGGTTGAAGGCCGCGTCGGCAACACCCGGCGTTGTCGCCGGGAACGACGTTGAAATTGCCGAACGAACGGTTGATTCCGGTCGCGCTCGTGTGCAGGCGCTCGGCGAAACCGAGCGCGCCGCACAGGCTCAGGTCAAAACCTTTGACGAAAACGAACGCGCGCTGAAAGAAGCCGTCAGTTCGGCGTCAAACATCGAAGCTTACCTTCGCATCACCGCGCCGTTTGACGGCGTTATCACCGAACGCAACGCGCATCCTGGCAGTTTGGCTTCGCCGACCGGCACGCCCATGCTTCGTTTGCAACAGGTTTCGCGATTGCGATTGGTTGTTTCCGTTCCCGAAGCAGAAGTCGCAGGCATCAGTTCCGGGGCCAAGCTCAGCTTCACGCTGCCGGCGTTTCCCGGCGAAACCTTCAACGGAACAATCACGCGCAATAGCCGCGCGCTGGACGCCAAAACGCGCACGATGCCGATTGAGCTGGATGTAGCGAATCCGAAAGGCAGACTTGCGCCGGGCATGTTTCCCGAAGTCCAATGGCCAACGCGACGGTCACAACCTTCACTGTTCGTTCCGCCGACTGCGATTGCTACGACAACGGAACGCAGTTTCGTCATTCGCATCCGCGCCAACGGTTCTGAAAGCCTGGCGGAATGGGTAGACGTCAAACGCGGCGCTTCGATGAATCAGAAAGGCGTTGACCTGGTGGAAGTGTTTGGCGATCTGGCGGCAGGTGATACCATCGCCGTGCGCGGAACCGATGAGCTTCGCGCAGGCACGAAGGTAAACACCAAGCAACCAACGCAGGGAGGCAAATAA
- a CDS encoding efflux RND transporter permease subunit, whose product MWLINTALRRPFTILVLVIGIALGSALAIKQMPVDIFPNLNLPVIYVAQPYGGMDPAQMESFLVSYYEYHFLYVAGIEHVESRSIQNVGLLKLYFHPGTDMSQALAQVISYVERAKAFMPPGTVNPFVMRFDAGSVPVGQLVFSSETRGVADIADLALFRVRPQFSTLPGVSAPPPFGGNQRTVIIRVEPEKLRAFSMSPEEVAKAIAANNAILPSGNVRTGDLNRMAPMNGVVRDIQELADVPIRSGSGANVYIRDIGRVENGSDILTGYGLVNGRRTVYIPVTKRSDASTLDVVNNVKAALPRFQSLVPEDIKVTFEFDQSTLVKNSIRGLVFEGLLGALLTGVMVLLFLRDWRSALIVVTTIPFAILAGIVGLWMTGQTINLMTLGGLALAIGILVDESTVAIENIHTHLSRGENIKRSIFDATRETITPRLLAMLSVLAVFVPSFFMTGVAKSLFIPLTLAVGFAMLASYLLSSTLVPVLSAWLLRNEFRVPPSGGRVLSSESPPPEGGTLNVFDRLRSRYESFLSGLMKLRWPIFIAYLLVAFGVIYFVGGRLGTDIFPDVDTGMFQLRLRAPVGTRVERTEVIALKALDAIKTETGDKVDISLGYVGTQPASYPINTIHLWMSGSHEAVITIALKPGSGIRIADLKERLRKKLPEVIPGTLFSFEAGDVVTKIMNFGAPTPVEVAVSGPNLAANRGFADKLLAEMKKIPALRDLQFDQALDYPTVDIKVDRKRAGQLGVTVEQVGRSLVAATSSSRFTQPVYWRDPASGTAYQVQVEIPQAQMSSVEDVQSVPVNAPSGVHALAGDVAEIGYGTAVGQYDRYNQQRMVTIIGNIAGKDLGSVSREIDAAIQRAGEVPRGVTVAVRGQIPPMQQTLSGLQTGLLLAVAVIFLLLTANFQSLRVSLAILAMVPAVVAGVVVALWLTGTTLNVQSFMGAIMAIGVSVANAILLVTFAEQRRREGLEADAAATDGAKSRLRPILMTSVAMIAGMIPMALAVGEGGQQTAPLGRAVIGGLAASTIAVLTVLPLVFAIAQRKASRIPASLHPETLTNNE is encoded by the coding sequence ATGTGGCTGATTAACACGGCGCTTCGTCGCCCATTCACAATTCTGGTTTTGGTCATCGGCATCGCGCTGGGTTCGGCGCTGGCGATCAAGCAAATGCCGGTGGATATTTTCCCGAACTTGAACCTACCAGTAATTTACGTCGCGCAACCGTATGGCGGCATGGACCCGGCGCAGATGGAAAGCTTCCTAGTGTCGTATTACGAATACCATTTTCTGTACGTCGCCGGGATTGAACACGTCGAATCGCGCTCGATTCAGAATGTCGGCTTGCTCAAACTCTATTTTCACCCCGGCACGGATATGAGCCAGGCACTGGCACAAGTCATTTCATACGTCGAGCGAGCGAAAGCTTTTATGCCTCCGGGTACTGTCAATCCGTTTGTCATGCGATTTGACGCCGGGAGCGTTCCCGTTGGCCAGTTGGTGTTTTCCAGCGAAACGCGCGGCGTGGCGGACATTGCCGACCTGGCGTTGTTTCGTGTGCGTCCGCAGTTTTCAACCTTGCCCGGGGTCAGCGCGCCTCCGCCATTTGGCGGCAATCAGCGCACGGTCATCATTCGCGTTGAACCGGAAAAGCTGCGCGCGTTTTCCATGTCGCCCGAAGAGGTCGCCAAAGCCATCGCAGCAAACAATGCCATTCTGCCTTCGGGTAACGTCCGCACGGGCGATTTGAACCGCATGGCTCCAATGAACGGCGTCGTGCGCGACATTCAGGAACTGGCCGATGTGCCGATTCGTTCCGGCAGCGGTGCGAATGTGTATATCCGCGACATTGGCCGCGTCGAAAACGGCAGCGATATTCTGACCGGTTACGGGTTGGTCAACGGACGGCGAACGGTGTACATCCCTGTGACCAAACGTTCGGACGCTTCGACGTTGGATGTGGTCAACAACGTCAAAGCCGCGTTGCCTCGGTTTCAATCCCTGGTTCCCGAAGACATCAAAGTCACTTTCGAGTTCGATCAATCTACTTTGGTCAAAAATTCGATTCGTGGCCTGGTCTTTGAAGGCTTGCTCGGCGCGTTGCTGACCGGAGTGATGGTGTTGCTGTTTTTGCGTGATTGGCGTAGCGCGCTGATCGTAGTGACAACCATTCCGTTTGCGATTTTGGCGGGCATCGTCGGATTGTGGATGACCGGACAAACAATCAACCTGATGACTTTAGGTGGATTGGCGTTGGCCATCGGCATTCTGGTGGACGAATCCACCGTTGCCATCGAAAACATTCACACGCATTTGTCGCGCGGCGAAAACATCAAGCGTTCCATTTTTGACGCGACGCGCGAAACCATCACGCCACGATTGCTGGCGATGCTGTCCGTGTTGGCAGTGTTCGTGCCGTCATTTTTCATGACTGGCGTAGCCAAATCATTGTTCATCCCGCTGACGCTGGCCGTCGGATTTGCCATGCTGGCCTCGTATCTTCTGTCGAGCACATTGGTTCCAGTGCTCTCGGCCTGGCTGCTGCGAAATGAGTTCAGAGTCCCGCCTTCAGGCGGCAGGGTTTTGAGTTCAGAGTCCCCTCCGCCTGAAGGCGGGACTCTGAACGTTTTCGACCGGCTGCGCTCTCGGTACGAGTCGTTTCTTTCGGGACTGATGAAACTGCGCTGGCCAATCTTCATCGCTTATTTGCTCGTCGCTTTCGGAGTGATTTACTTTGTCGGCGGCAGGCTCGGCACGGACATTTTTCCGGACGTTGACACCGGAATGTTCCAGCTTCGTTTGCGCGCTCCGGTCGGCACGCGCGTCGAACGCACCGAAGTCATTGCGCTGAAAGCCCTGGACGCCATCAAAACCGAAACCGGCGACAAGGTGGATATCTCCTTGGGCTACGTAGGCACGCAACCCGCCAGTTATCCGATCAACACGATCCATTTGTGGATGAGCGGTTCGCACGAAGCGGTCATCACGATTGCGTTGAAACCTGGCTCTGGCATTCGCATTGCCGATTTGAAAGAGCGGTTACGAAAGAAATTGCCCGAAGTGATTCCCGGCACTCTGTTTTCATTTGAAGCAGGCGATGTTGTCACCAAAATCATGAACTTCGGGGCGCCCACGCCCGTGGAAGTTGCCGTCAGCGGCCCAAACCTCGCGGCCAATCGAGGCTTCGCTGACAAACTGTTGGCCGAGATGAAAAAGATTCCAGCCCTACGCGATCTGCAATTCGACCAGGCGTTGGATTACCCAACCGTAGACATCAAGGTGGATCGCAAACGCGCAGGTCAATTAGGTGTAACCGTCGAACAAGTCGGACGCAGTTTGGTTGCCGCGACTTCGTCCAGCCGATTTACGCAACCCGTGTATTGGCGCGATCCGGCCAGCGGCACTGCATATCAAGTTCAGGTCGAAATCCCGCAAGCGCAAATGAGTTCCGTTGAAGACGTGCAAAGCGTTCCGGTCAATGCTCCAAGCGGCGTTCACGCGCTGGCAGGCGATGTTGCCGAAATCGGTTACGGCACAGCCGTAGGCCAATACGACCGGTACAACCAGCAGCGAATGGTGACCATCATCGGCAACATCGCAGGAAAAGATTTGGGCAGCGTCAGTCGCGAAATTGACGCCGCCATCCAGCGCGCAGGCGAGGTTCCGCGCGGAGTTACGGTCGCCGTTCGCGGCCAGATTCCGCCAATGCAGCAAACGCTGTCGGGTTTGCAAACCGGATTGCTGCTGGCCGTGGCGGTGATCTTTTTGCTGCTGACCGCCAACTTCCAATCGCTGCGCGTGAGTCTGGCAATTCTAGCAATGGTTCCAGCGGTTGTGGCTGGAGTCGTTGTCGCATTATGGCTGACCGGCACGACACTGAATGTGCAATCGTTTATGGGCGCGATTATGGCCATCGGAGTTTCTGTGGCGAACGCGATTCTGCTGGTGACCTTTGCCGAACAGCGTCGCCGCGAAGGATTAGAAGCCGACGCTGCCGCGACCGACGGAGCGAAAAGCCGTTTGCGCCCGATTCTGATGACCAGCGTCGCCATGATTGCCGGAATGATTCCGATGGCGCTGGCTGTGGGCGAAGGCGGTCAGCAAACGGCTCCGCTCGGACGCGCAGTGATCGGCGGATTGGCCGCATCCACCATCGCCGTGCTGACAGTATTGCCGCTGGTGTTCGCCATCGCTCAACGCAAAGCCAGTCGTATTCCGGCTTCGCTGCACCCTGAAACTTTGACGAACAACGAATAA
- a CDS encoding TolC family protein — MKTTLRLIVLLSWIFLSFSVLVIRAQESTHPLNLGEVVELALKNYPAIRAAKAQSQSAEAGIDLARTYFLPRADLLWQQNRATRNNVFGLLLPQSTIPSISGPVLTDTTLESAWGSATGLLVSWEPFDFGLRKSQIELAKTQSKQAAATEALTQLDVSAAAADAFLTLLAAEQTVRAAQANVERAETFSKSVAVLVTNQLRPGVDASRAEAELAAAKNQLIQAEQTAELARATLAEAIGQAGANISIESGKLLELPSAAAPPSLNLSLHPLAMVQTAAVDTAKAREKVLDHSWIPRFNWQSAVYGRGTGARLDGTFNNAGGLYPDTFNWVTGLTLTFPVMDFFGIRARRKAETNNRLAEEARYDQVINTLKTQDARARILIESVRKIAANTEIQVKSAEETLTRAKVRYEYGLTNIVEVADAQRLTAQAEIDAAVAKLAVWRAMLAAAKLQGDVKPFLQQAK; from the coding sequence ATGAAAACAACCCTAAGGCTTATTGTTCTTCTGTCGTGGATATTTTTGTCTTTTTCCGTGCTTGTCATCAGGGCGCAGGAATCCACACATCCACTGAATCTTGGCGAAGTCGTCGAGTTGGCGCTGAAAAACTATCCGGCGATTCGCGCGGCGAAAGCGCAATCGCAATCCGCCGAAGCAGGCATTGATTTGGCGCGGACGTATTTCCTGCCGCGCGCCGATTTGCTGTGGCAACAAAACCGAGCGACGCGAAACAATGTCTTCGGCTTGTTGCTGCCGCAATCCACCATTCCTTCCATTTCCGGCCCTGTGCTTACCGACACCACGCTGGAAAGCGCGTGGGGCAGCGCCACTGGCTTGCTGGTTTCGTGGGAGCCGTTCGATTTCGGGTTGCGAAAATCCCAGATCGAACTGGCCAAAACGCAAAGCAAACAAGCCGCCGCCACCGAAGCGCTGACGCAATTGGATGTGAGCGCCGCCGCCGCCGATGCGTTTTTGACGTTGCTGGCCGCCGAACAAACCGTGCGCGCCGCGCAAGCAAACGTCGAACGCGCGGAAACTTTTTCCAAATCCGTCGCCGTGCTGGTGACGAATCAGCTTCGTCCCGGTGTGGATGCTTCGCGCGCCGAAGCGGAACTCGCCGCCGCCAAAAATCAATTGATCCAGGCCGAACAAACCGCCGAACTGGCCCGCGCCACTCTGGCCGAAGCCATTGGCCAAGCCGGAGCGAACATTTCCATCGAATCGGGCAAGCTGTTGGAACTGCCTTCGGCCGCAGCGCCGCCGAGTTTGAATTTGTCGCTGCATCCGCTGGCGATGGTGCAAACCGCCGCCGTTGATACGGCCAAAGCCCGTGAGAAGGTTTTGGATCATTCGTGGATTCCGCGTTTCAACTGGCAATCGGCGGTTTATGGCCGAGGCACGGGCGCGCGGCTGGATGGCACTTTCAACAATGCCGGAGGCCTGTATCCAGACACCTTCAACTGGGTGACGGGTTTGACGTTGACGTTTCCGGTGATGGACTTTTTCGGCATTCGCGCTCGCCGCAAAGCCGAGACGAACAATCGGCTGGCGGAAGAAGCGCGTTACGATCAAGTCATCAATACGCTGAAAACGCAGGACGCGCGCGCTCGCATCCTGATCGAATCCGTCCGCAAAATCGCTGCCAACACTGAAATTCAAGTCAAATCCGCCGAAGAGACCCTGACGCGCGCCAAAGTCCGTTACGAATACGGATTGACCAACATCGTCGAAGTCGCCGATGCGCAACGATTGACGGCTCAAGCGGAAATTGACGCGGCGGTGGCCAAGCTGGCCGTCTGGCGCGCAATGCTGGCTGCGGCAAAACTGCAAGGCGACGTGAAACCATTTCTTCAGCAAGCGAAGTAG
- a CDS encoding helix-turn-helix transcriptional regulator, whose amino-acid sequence MADKDLYSGLIRLHILHHACQEPIFGAGIIDELARHGYRLSPGTLYPLLHGLEERGYLQSSGKSAGGQVRREYRATPKGRKAMTAARVKVRELFSELLEDKQHEDSPLRESAGAKELMKELVIQLRIGVKNVEEPRAQAMLETSAEVIKGLLKAFDDYEKKSTL is encoded by the coding sequence ATGGCAGACAAAGATCTCTATTCCGGTTTGATCCGCTTACACATCCTTCACCATGCATGCCAGGAGCCAATTTTCGGCGCGGGCATCATTGACGAGTTGGCAAGACATGGATACCGGCTGAGTCCGGGGACTCTCTATCCGTTGCTTCACGGGTTGGAAGAGCGCGGATATTTGCAATCTTCCGGGAAAAGCGCTGGCGGGCAGGTGCGTCGCGAATACCGCGCGACGCCGAAAGGGCGTAAGGCGATGACTGCCGCCAGGGTGAAAGTCCGCGAGTTGTTTTCCGAATTACTGGAAGACAAACAGCACGAAGACAGCCCGCTGCGGGAATCCGCAGGTGCAAAAGAGTTGATGAAAGAACTGGTTATCCAACTTCGTATCGGCGTGAAAAATGTGGAGGAACCCAGGGCGCAAGCCATGCTTGAAACGTCGGCGGAAGTCATCAAAGGCTTGCTCAAAGCCTTTGATGACTATGAAAAGAAGAGCACTTTGTAA
- a CDS encoding PPOX class F420-dependent oxidoreductase, with protein sequence MNNKLAQFANQNYLNMESYRKTGEAIRTPLWFAQDGETLYFYTVAHSFKVKRLKNNPNVRIALCDMRGNVTGEWVDATTRPLDAAEAKHADDLLNRKYGLIKRILNFFAKLRGHERASFAIELD encoded by the coding sequence ATGAATAACAAGTTGGCTCAGTTCGCCAATCAAAACTACTTGAACATGGAAAGTTACCGAAAAACAGGCGAAGCCATCCGCACTCCGCTCTGGTTCGCCCAAGACGGTGAAACACTGTACTTTTACACGGTCGCGCACTCGTTCAAGGTCAAACGGTTAAAGAACAATCCGAATGTCCGCATTGCTCTTTGTGATATGCGCGGAAACGTCACTGGCGAATGGGTTGATGCCACCACTCGTCCGCTCGACGCCGCAGAGGCCAAACACGCAGATGATTTGTTGAACCGCAAATACGGATTGATCAAGCGCATTCTGAACTTTTTTGCCAAACTTCGTGGCCACGAACGCGCTTCGTTTGCCATTGAGCTTGACTGA
- a CDS encoding D-aminoacylase, producing MKQLTLVLIAALTLLAPTQQPNSGGAKAQVLISGGTLIDGTGSARRIADVRIAGDTIQEIGKLKPYPNEHVIDAKGLIVAPGFIDIHNHSERGFANDPTARTQILQGITTIAVGPDGGSPFPIADYLAWCEKQRLATNVIAFVGHATVRQKVMGKDFKRTATEAEITQMAELVEQAMRDGAVGLSSGLEYDVGNPATTEEVIALSKVAARFGGIYMSHVRDEADLAFDAFREAIRIGREAKLPVQISHIKLGTVGVWNKAGDAVKLIESARRAGQDVTADCYPYDAWHSTITVLVPSRKHDDPVAVKKGLDDVGGGGNVLIANCSAHRNYEGKTLDELAKTSGKSAVDLYIQIVKDGGASVVGKTMIEPDIKTFYQQRWVMVASDGGIGMRHPRGAGTFPRVLGRYVREQKWLTLEEAVRKMSSFPAWRLGITDRGRIKAGMKADVVIFDPNQVMDRSTMTQPGIEPVGITYVFVNGATVVAEGNVTGERSGIVLRHR from the coding sequence ATGAAACAACTCACGCTGGTGTTGATAGCAGCACTAACGCTTTTGGCTCCGACTCAACAACCAAATTCTGGCGGCGCCAAGGCTCAGGTTTTGATTTCCGGCGGAACGTTGATTGACGGAACCGGTTCGGCTCGACGGATTGCGGACGTGCGAATTGCGGGCGACACAATCCAGGAAATCGGCAAACTGAAACCTTATCCGAATGAGCATGTGATTGACGCCAAGGGATTGATTGTCGCGCCTGGGTTTATAGACATTCACAACCATTCTGAGCGCGGTTTTGCGAATGATCCGACAGCCAGGACGCAAATCCTGCAGGGCATCACGACCATCGCCGTTGGACCGGACGGCGGATCCCCATTTCCAATTGCCGATTATCTGGCGTGGTGTGAAAAGCAGCGGTTGGCAACGAATGTAATCGCCTTTGTCGGTCATGCCACGGTTCGGCAAAAGGTTATGGGAAAAGATTTCAAGCGCACAGCGACCGAAGCAGAAATTACTCAAATGGCGGAGTTGGTCGAACAGGCAATGCGCGATGGCGCGGTCGGGTTATCCAGCGGTCTGGAGTACGACGTGGGCAATCCGGCTACGACCGAAGAAGTGATTGCTCTATCAAAGGTCGCGGCTCGTTTCGGCGGAATTTACATGAGCCATGTTCGTGATGAAGCCGACCTTGCGTTTGATGCGTTTCGAGAAGCCATTCGCATTGGACGTGAAGCCAAATTACCGGTGCAGATTTCGCACATCAAACTTGGCACGGTCGGCGTGTGGAACAAAGCTGGCGATGCAGTGAAATTGATCGAATCCGCGCGGCGAGCCGGGCAGGATGTCACGGCAGATTGTTATCCTTATGACGCTTGGCATTCAACGATCACTGTGCTTGTCCCCAGCCGCAAACACGATGATCCCGTGGCCGTCAAAAAAGGGCTGGATGACGTTGGTGGAGGCGGCAATGTGCTGATCGCCAATTGCTCCGCGCATCGAAATTACGAGGGCAAAACTCTGGATGAACTTGCCAAGACCAGTGGGAAATCGGCTGTAGACCTTTACATCCAGATCGTTAAAGACGGCGGAGCAAGCGTCGTTGGCAAAACGATGATCGAACCTGACATCAAAACATTTTATCAACAGCGTTGGGTGATGGTCGCCAGTGATGGCGGTATTGGAATGCGGCATCCGCGCGGAGCCGGAACATTTCCTCGTGTACTGGGGCGTTATGTGCGCGAACAGAAATGGCTGACTTTGGAAGAAGCAGTTCGAAAAATGAGCTCGTTTCCGGCTTGGCGATTGGGGATAACGGACCGAGGCAGGATCAAAGCTGGAATGAAAGCTGATGTTGTTATTTTCGACCCGAATCAAGTGATGGACCGGTCAACGATGACTCAGCCAGGAATCGAGCCAGTTGGGATTACTTACGTTTTTGTAAATGGCGCGACAGTTGTCGCTGAGGGAAATGTGACGGGAGAACGTTCCGGTATAGTTCTGCGCCATCGCTAA
- a CDS encoding PLDc N-terminal domain-containing protein encodes MGTMLWVIAAVLDIFAIYDVMNSRRDWATKVVLLVIILLIPFIGSGLYLLVFRDKSYA; translated from the coding sequence ATGGGTACGATGTTATGGGTAATTGCGGCGGTGTTGGACATTTTCGCTATTTACGATGTGATGAATTCACGGCGCGATTGGGCGACTAAAGTCGTTTTGTTGGTCATCATCTTGCTGATCCCATTTATCGGTTCGGGGCTTTACCTACTGGTGTTTCGCGACAAAAGTTATGCGTAA